The stretch of DNA TTGATGATAGCTGTTCTCTTATTTCATTTAACTTTTTTTCAGATTTTATACCTAATTTATGAAGAGATGATGGATTTCCATAAAACTCTCTCATACCATTTTCTACTTCTTTTATAACTTCCTCATAAGGTTTTGTAGTGGCACTGTTATCAAAATAAACTTCCATGTTATCACTCCTACTTAATAAATATTATTCTCTATAGTTAAACTAATAATTCAAAACTTCATCTACTATAATACCGATAGGTTTAATAAGAATAAATATATCACATTAATATTTTTTTTCAATAGTTTTGAGTATAATTTTCCTTAAATAATTATTATCAGCTTATTAAAACATTTACAAAAATAGGTTATAATTAAATTAATAGGAATTATTTTAACATTTATTTTTAGGAGAGGATATTATGAGGAAAAACTTGTTAGTTCTATCAATACTACTTGGCTTTACTTTGCTTTCATCTTATTTTACTTTCTCTAAATACATTAATTCTAATATTAATCCTGTGAGAGATATTTCTAATAAAGATGTTAATAAAGTTTCTTTTGAAAGTTTAACAAAATTGGGTACTAAGAGCTCTCTAAATGTTATTGAAGTGGAAATACTAGTTAAGGATATTAATTTAGATGAATTAACTATAACTTCTGAAAATAGTATTGATGATGTTACTATAAACTTTCAGCCTGATGAAGATTTATCCAACATAAAAATAGGCGATAAAATTAAAATAAGAGCAATAAAAAAATCTATGAACTATTCACCTCTTATAGTTAAATTAGATAACGCCATTATAGTTAAATAAATAACGGCATTATAATATCCCTTTATTGGAATATTATAATGCCGTTATTTTATATTTATTTTTTTGACTTTATTAATAGGTAAACACTATTTATCAAGAAAATTACACCTGAATAAAATAATACAATTGTCCAATGATTAAGCATTAATGGAACAGTATTAAATATTCCTGATAAGAAAGGTATATAAAGGATACTACATACCATTAAAGTTGATATAGTACATGCACCTACTAAATATGGATTAGTAAATAACTTTATTTCAAATATAGAATGTCTCTCTGATCTACATTCAAATACATGTAAAAGTTGTGACATTACTAGTGTTGTTAAAGCTAATGTTCTACATGTAACTAAATCCATTCCATAATATCTTCCTGTCATAAATGATAAAAGAGTACATATACCGATTAAGCAACCTCTAACTACTATCTTAGACCATAAACCTCTTGCAAATATGCTTTCTCCCTTTTCTCTTGGTTGTTGTCTCATAATATCTTTATCAGCTGGATCTACTCCTAATGCAATAGCTGGAAGTCCATCTGTTGCCAAATTTACAAATAGTATTTGTATTGGAGTAAGTGGATTTGGCATATAAAAAAGTGAAGCTAAGAACATAGTTAAAACTTCTCCTAAATTACAAGATAATAAATATCTTATAAACTTTCTTATATTATCATATATAACTCTACCTTCTTCTACAGCTGATACAATTGTTGCAAAATTATCATCCATAAGAACCATTGCAGCTGCTTCTTTAGTTACATCTGTTCCTGAAATCCCCATAGCAACACCAATATCTGCTTCTTTAATTGCCGGTGCATCATTTACTCCATCTCCAGTCATTGCAACTATTTTATTTTGCTTTTTAAAAGCCTTTACTATTCTAAGCTTATGATTAGGTGATACTCTTGCAAAAACTCTTACTTTATTTACCTTCTTCATTAATTCATCATCAGTTAATTTCTCTATTTCATCTCCTGTTATAGCTTGATCATCTGTATTACAAATATTTATAGATTTTGCAATTGCTAATGCAGTATTTTTATGATCTCCTGTAATCATTACTGGTTGTATTCCTGCTAACTTACATTTAAGTACCGCATCTCTTACTTCTAATCTTGGAGGATCTATGCTTCCTGCTACCCCTAAGAAAATAAGTCCTTTTTCAAGATTTTCATTTTTAACTAATCCCTCTTCTTTGTATGCAGCAGCAATACATCTAAGAGCTCTATTAGACATGGCTTCAATATATGCAGCTACTTGCTTTTTCTTTTGAAGAGTAAGAGGTTTTACTGTACCATTTTCTAATATATGAGTACATCTTTCTATTACTCTTTCTGGAGCTCCTTTCATATAACAAGTCTCTTTAGTGCCTTCTCTAACAATTACACTCATCATTTTTCTTGTTGAGTCAAAAGGAATATCATAAATTCTATTTGCATTTGATACAAAGGCCTCTAATAATGGAATTTCATTAAAGAAAGCTTTTATTAACGCAGTCTCTGTAGGATCTCCATGTAAAGCCTTATCTATGTTTTTAACACTAAAATCATAATTACAATCATTACAGTAAATTAATGCTTTCATCATCATAGTATGATTTGTAAGTTTTTCTTTTTCTAACTCATAAATTTTACCATTCATATACATTTCTTTAACTGTCATTTTATTTTGAGTTAATGTTCCTGTTTTATCAGAACATATTACTGATGTACATCCTAAAGTCTCTACTGCTGGTAACTTTCTTACTAATGCATTTTTCTTAAGCATTCTTGATACACCAAGTGCTAAAGCTACTGTTACTATTGCTGCAAGCCCTTCTGGTATAGCTGCAACTGCTAAAGAAACACCAAGCATAAACATTTCGCCAATTTCATTTCCACGCAAAATACCTAAGACAGTAACTACTGCACAAATTACTAAACATAGAGCAACCAATACTTTGCCCAATGAATCTAATCTTTCTCTAAGAGGTGATTTTTCCTCCTGAATGTTTTCTAAAAGATCTGCTATCTTACCCATTTCAGTTTTCATTCCAATGCCATCAACAAGTAAAATACCTCTACCTTTTAAAATTGTAGTTCCCATATATCCTTGGTTCTTATCCTTCTTAGTATCTTTTGATACTCCAACAGATTCTCCTGTTAAAAGTGATTCATCCACCATCATTGATGAAGCTTCTATAAATGTACCATCTGCTGGCACTCTATCTCCTGCTTCCAAAATTATAAGATCTCCAATAGTTACTTCTATAGAGTTTATAACTTTTAATGCCCCATCCCTAATAACTTTACACGTTGGAGCTGCTAAATCTTTTAGAGCTTCTAATGACTTCTCTGTTCTATACTCTTGAACAAATCCTAAAATAGCATTAACAACAACTATAATAAGAATAGTTATGGCATCTGCTTTATCTCCCATTATTCCTGATATTATAGTAGCTGCAATAAGTACCCACGTAATAAAATCATTAAATTGAGATAAAAAGATAAATACTGGTGATGTTTTCTTCTTATGAGATAATTCATTTAATCCATATGTTTTTTGCCTACTTTCTGCTTCTTTTGTAGTTAATCCTCTACTTATTTCTCTTTCCTGTAGCACAAGTTGTCCTCCTTAATATGATTTCTATATATTATATTTTTTTAAATCAAAGATATGAATTTTTTTGAGTACTTTACAAATTTCTTAAAAAAGGTGTTGCAATTTTTTCTTAATGTAATATAATATGAACATAGTTCAAATAAATTTTGTAGGTGATTTTATGCCAAAAATTATTAAAAATGTTAGAGCGTTAATATTAAGTAAGGGTAAAAATTTATTAATCGAAAAAAGCTATAGTGAATTTAATATAAGAGAACTTGCTAAGCTATGTGATGTATCTGTTGGAACTATCTATAATCAATTTGATACTAAAGAAAAACTTATTTCCTCAATTTTTATAGATGATTGGAATAAATCCTTATCTAAAATAGAAAATTTAAATTCAACTTCTCTTTCTTTAGAAAAAAAACTTTTTTCTGTATATAAAGAAATGAATATTTTTATTTCTACGTATATATCTATTTTTCATGATATTTTCGTAAGTAATAAATCTCATAAAAAAATTAATCATCTAGATTCTTTATATAAATTAGTTGGAGAAATATTATATTTTGAAAAGGAAAAAGGAAATATAACCTCTCAATTATCAATAGAGAAGTTAACTTATTTTACTGTTAATAATTTAATAGTATTATGTAAAGATAAAACTTTATCTTTTGAAGAAACCTACAGTCTAATAAAATTTAATTAAAATATTTAAATCGACTAAGTCGATTTTTTTATGAACCAATATGAACATTGTTCAAATAAAATTTCTTTTAAAGGA from Clostridium chauvoei encodes:
- a CDS encoding calcium-translocating P-type ATPase, SERCA-type, whose amino-acid sequence is MLQEREISRGLTTKEAESRQKTYGLNELSHKKKTSPVFIFLSQFNDFITWVLIAATIISGIMGDKADAITILIIVVVNAILGFVQEYRTEKSLEALKDLAAPTCKVIRDGALKVINSIEVTIGDLIILEAGDRVPADGTFIEASSMMVDESLLTGESVGVSKDTKKDKNQGYMGTTILKGRGILLVDGIGMKTEMGKIADLLENIQEEKSPLRERLDSLGKVLVALCLVICAVVTVLGILRGNEIGEMFMLGVSLAVAAIPEGLAAIVTVALALGVSRMLKKNALVRKLPAVETLGCTSVICSDKTGTLTQNKMTVKEMYMNGKIYELEKEKLTNHTMMMKALIYCNDCNYDFSVKNIDKALHGDPTETALIKAFFNEIPLLEAFVSNANRIYDIPFDSTRKMMSVIVREGTKETCYMKGAPERVIERCTHILENGTVKPLTLQKKKQVAAYIEAMSNRALRCIAAAYKEEGLVKNENLEKGLIFLGVAGSIDPPRLEVRDAVLKCKLAGIQPVMITGDHKNTALAIAKSINICNTDDQAITGDEIEKLTDDELMKKVNKVRVFARVSPNHKLRIVKAFKKQNKIVAMTGDGVNDAPAIKEADIGVAMGISGTDVTKEAAAMVLMDDNFATIVSAVEEGRVIYDNIRKFIRYLLSCNLGEVLTMFLASLFYMPNPLTPIQILFVNLATDGLPAIALGVDPADKDIMRQQPREKGESIFARGLWSKIVVRGCLIGICTLLSFMTGRYYGMDLVTCRTLALTTLVMSQLLHVFECRSERHSIFEIKLFTNPYLVGACTISTLMVCSILYIPFLSGIFNTVPLMLNHWTIVLFYSGVIFLINSVYLLIKSKK
- a CDS encoding helix-turn-helix domain-containing protein, encoding MPKIIKNVRALILSKGKNLLIEKSYSEFNIRELAKLCDVSVGTIYNQFDTKEKLISSIFIDDWNKSLSKIENLNSTSLSLEKKLFSVYKEMNIFISTYISIFHDIFVSNKSHKKINHLDSLYKLVGEILYFEKEKGNITSQLSIEKLTYFTVNNLIVLCKDKTLSFEETYSLIKFN